A window from Hymenobacter volaticus encodes these proteins:
- a CDS encoding energy transducer TonB translates to MSCYTLLIVGCLLTVNTKTAAQSIDAYFKAQPGSHSDVDFGNGLKSRTDTVRGTNGAAAIIRYYASGQKQEEIPYLFSRKNELHGTQTRWFENGRVQATEQYANNQRHGQLLTYYPNGTLRRREEYKQGKQVKAECFAADGKSIAYFDYLQFPEYPGGLLKLLGAIQSNTEYPKEALRNEEQGKVLVDFVVSSRGVVQDARVRKSVSPLLDQEALRVVNSLRGWNPARLDGELTDVLFTLPVTFTIN, encoded by the coding sequence ATGAGTTGTTATACTCTTTTGATAGTAGGCTGTCTGCTGACAGTTAACACTAAAACTGCCGCTCAATCTATTGATGCGTATTTCAAAGCCCAACCAGGTAGTCACAGTGATGTTGATTTCGGCAATGGGCTGAAGTCGCGCACTGATACGGTGCGCGGTACGAATGGGGCAGCGGCAATTATTCGGTATTACGCCAGCGGGCAGAAACAGGAGGAAATACCGTATCTGTTTTCGCGCAAAAACGAGCTGCACGGCACCCAGACCCGTTGGTTCGAAAATGGGCGAGTGCAGGCAACAGAACAGTATGCCAACAACCAACGGCACGGTCAATTGCTGACCTATTACCCTAACGGCACGCTACGGCGCCGGGAAGAGTACAAACAGGGCAAGCAAGTGAAAGCCGAGTGTTTTGCCGCCGATGGCAAATCCATTGCCTATTTCGATTATTTGCAATTCCCTGAATACCCCGGTGGGCTGCTTAAGCTGCTCGGAGCCATCCAGAGCAACACGGAGTACCCCAAAGAGGCGCTACGCAATGAGGAGCAAGGAAAAGTGTTAGTTGATTTTGTGGTGAGCAGTAGGGGAGTGGTGCAGGATGCCCGCGTCAGGAAAAGCGTCAGTCCCTTACTCGACCAAGAGGCCTTACGTGTGGTGAACAGCCTTAGAGGCTGGAATCCTGCTCGGCTTGATGGGGAGCTAACGGATGTATTATTCACGTTGCCAGTCACTTTTACAATCAACTAA
- a CDS encoding TlpA disulfide reductase family protein, translating into MKSILLIGAVLGMANACNKATPPTTGTAANGTGYQITGQLTNAPAGAKVYLAELGDTQFISRDTAAVDDKGQFKFTGTVPEAGLYQVKVNDQNQVLVALANGSSLSLTGDAQKLSDTYTVQGSKDSEVLQQLSRTMLQSKTQMGQLEQRYNQNAQANRPDSMQRIEKQFYALQSRGTESIKKLVRDNPASVVSGFVVANLINPDEQFAFADSMTTVFKTSQPESRYTKALVAKLEPMRSTAVGVQAPEINLAAPDGKPVALSSLRGKYVLIDFWASWCGPCRRENPNVVKAYNKYKGKGFEIYGVSFDQDREKWLKAIQADGLIWKHVSDLKGWESAAGQTYSIKSIPASILLDPQGRIIGKNLRGEALEAKLASVLK; encoded by the coding sequence ATGAAAAGCATTCTGTTGATCGGGGCTGTGCTAGGCATGGCCAACGCCTGCAACAAAGCCACGCCGCCTACTACCGGCACGGCTGCCAACGGCACCGGCTACCAGATTACGGGCCAGCTTACGAATGCTCCGGCCGGAGCCAAAGTATACCTCGCCGAACTCGGCGACACCCAGTTTATCTCGCGCGATACGGCTGCCGTCGACGATAAAGGGCAGTTCAAGTTTACGGGTACGGTGCCCGAAGCTGGCTTATACCAAGTGAAGGTAAACGACCAAAACCAGGTGCTAGTAGCCCTGGCTAACGGCAGCAGCCTCTCCCTAACCGGTGACGCGCAGAAGCTGAGTGACACCTACACCGTGCAGGGCTCCAAGGACTCGGAAGTGTTGCAGCAGCTCAGCCGCACTATGTTGCAGTCGAAGACGCAAATGGGCCAGCTAGAGCAGCGCTACAACCAGAACGCCCAAGCCAACCGTCCCGACTCGATGCAACGCATAGAGAAGCAATTCTATGCCTTGCAGTCCCGTGGCACCGAGAGTATTAAAAAACTGGTGCGCGACAATCCTGCTTCGGTGGTTTCGGGTTTCGTGGTTGCCAACCTGATCAATCCCGACGAGCAATTTGCTTTCGCCGATTCGATGACAACGGTGTTCAAAACCAGCCAACCCGAGTCGCGCTACACCAAAGCCTTGGTAGCCAAGCTAGAGCCGATGCGTTCAACTGCTGTGGGCGTGCAAGCACCAGAAATCAATCTGGCCGCTCCCGATGGCAAGCCCGTAGCTCTCAGCAGCCTGCGCGGCAAGTATGTGCTCATCGACTTCTGGGCATCGTGGTGCGGACCCTGCCGCCGCGAAAATCCCAACGTGGTGAAGGCCTACAACAAGTACAAGGGCAAAGGCTTTGAAATCTACGGTGTGAGCTTCGACCAAGACCGGGAAAAGTGGTTGAAAGCTATTCAAGCCGATGGCCTTATTTGGAAGCACGTTTCTGACCTGAAAGGGTGGGAAAGCGCCGCTGGCCAAACCTACAGCATCAAGTCAATTCCTGCCTCCATTCTGCTCGACCCGCAAGGCCGCATCATCGGTAAAAACCTGCGTGGAGAAGCGCTGGAAGCTAAGTTGGCTTCGGTGTTGAAATAA
- a CDS encoding protein-L-isoaspartate(D-aspartate) O-methyltransferase, with protein sequence MHADTYRHRGQRRTLVDELRRKGIRDERVLAAILAVPRHAFFETAFQAHAYQDKAFPIGEGQTISQPYTVAYQTELLRPEPQHRVLEVGTGSGYQCCVLLELTPHVFSIEYQPVLFERTRRRLAHLHRTANLFCGDGSVGLPEHAPFDRILVTAGSPTLPRPLLRQLRVGGCLVIPVGDAQTQRMVRVTRVSEEEFTREEFEQFRFVPLLGRAGWAG encoded by the coding sequence ATGCACGCCGACACCTACCGACACCGCGGCCAACGCCGCACCCTCGTAGACGAGCTACGCCGCAAAGGCATCCGCGACGAGCGGGTTCTAGCGGCTATACTGGCCGTGCCGCGCCATGCTTTTTTTGAAACAGCTTTTCAAGCCCACGCTTATCAAGACAAAGCCTTTCCGATTGGGGAAGGCCAGACGATTTCGCAGCCCTACACGGTAGCCTACCAAACAGAACTCTTGCGCCCCGAGCCGCAGCATCGGGTGCTGGAAGTGGGCACTGGTTCGGGCTACCAATGCTGCGTGCTGCTTGAGCTTACACCTCATGTTTTCAGCATCGAATACCAGCCGGTGCTTTTCGAGCGCACGCGCCGCCGGTTGGCGCATTTGCACCGGACTGCGAACCTCTTCTGCGGCGACGGCTCGGTGGGCTTGCCCGAGCACGCGCCTTTCGACCGTATTCTGGTTACGGCCGGGTCGCCTACCTTGCCCCGGCCCCTGCTTCGGCAGCTGCGGGTTGGTGGTTGCCTGGTTATTCCGGTCGGCGACGCGCAGACCCAGCGCATGGTGCGCGTCACGCGAGTAAGTGAGGAAGAATTCACGCGCGAAGAATTCGAGCAGTTCCGTTTTGTGCCGCTACTAGGGCGAGCGGGCTGGGCTGGGTAA
- the gatB gene encoding Asp-tRNA(Asn)/Glu-tRNA(Gln) amidotransferase subunit GatB, whose amino-acid sequence MDESIKAKYQPVIGLEVHAQLLTHSKMYSSDENEYGALPNNNLSVITLGHPGTLPRVNHTAVEYAMKMGLATNCHIRRDNLFARKNYFYPDLPKGYQITQDKTPICYEGHVEVRLSDGSTKQIGVTRIHMEEDAGKSIHLAGEVETLVDLNRAGVPLIEIVSEPDIRTSEEAYAYLTEIKKLVEYLEICDGNMEEGSLRCDANISVMLKGADKFGTKVEVKNMNSFRNVQRAIDYEIERQIEMLERGEVIDSETRGFDAATGTTGGQRSKETMNDYRYFPEPDLPPVIIDDEWLHRVQAELPALPQQLYTRFTGELGLSDYDASVLTVEKDVALFFDELTRLTPNAKAAANWVQGPVKSFLNERALTMAEFPLTTQHLADIIQLIDANKVSHSVASKQLFPYLLENPAQTAAAAAEAQGLLQQSDSGALEAMIQQVLDANPAKVAEYRAGKKSLTGMFMGELMKLTGGKADPKLANQLLRQKLDA is encoded by the coding sequence ATGGACGAAAGCATTAAAGCGAAATACCAGCCCGTCATCGGCCTCGAAGTGCACGCGCAGTTGCTCACGCACAGCAAAATGTATTCTTCCGACGAGAATGAGTACGGCGCGCTGCCCAACAACAACTTGAGCGTTATTACGCTCGGCCACCCCGGCACGCTACCCCGCGTGAATCACACGGCCGTGGAATACGCCATGAAAATGGGCTTGGCTACCAACTGCCACATCCGCCGCGACAACCTGTTTGCGCGCAAAAACTACTTTTACCCCGACCTTCCGAAGGGCTACCAGATAACCCAAGACAAAACGCCCATCTGCTACGAGGGTCACGTAGAAGTGCGCCTCTCCGATGGCTCGACCAAGCAAATCGGCGTTACGCGCATCCACATGGAGGAAGATGCGGGCAAGAGCATACACTTAGCCGGCGAGGTAGAAACCCTCGTAGACCTGAACCGCGCGGGCGTGCCACTGATTGAAATCGTATCGGAGCCGGACATTCGGACTTCCGAGGAAGCGTATGCTTACCTCACCGAAATCAAGAAGCTGGTTGAGTACCTGGAAATCTGCGACGGCAACATGGAAGAAGGCTCGCTGCGTTGCGACGCCAACATCTCCGTGATGCTGAAAGGGGCCGACAAGTTCGGTACCAAAGTGGAGGTGAAGAACATGAACTCGTTCCGCAACGTGCAGCGCGCCATCGATTACGAAATCGAACGGCAAATTGAGATGTTGGAGCGTGGCGAGGTTATCGACAGTGAAACCCGGGGTTTCGACGCGGCCACCGGCACCACCGGCGGGCAGCGGAGCAAGGAAACCATGAACGACTATCGTTACTTCCCGGAGCCCGATTTGCCCCCGGTAATCATCGATGATGAGTGGTTGCACCGCGTGCAGGCGGAACTGCCCGCCCTGCCGCAGCAACTTTACACTCGCTTCACCGGCGAGCTAGGCCTCTCTGACTACGATGCCTCGGTGCTTACGGTGGAAAAGGACGTGGCGCTGTTCTTTGACGAACTCACCCGCTTGACTCCCAATGCCAAAGCCGCGGCCAACTGGGTGCAAGGTCCGGTGAAGTCGTTCTTGAACGAGCGGGCCCTCACCATGGCGGAGTTCCCGCTCACCACGCAGCACTTGGCTGACATCATCCAACTTATCGACGCCAACAAGGTCAGCCACTCGGTAGCTTCCAAGCAGCTCTTCCCATACCTGCTCGAAAATCCTGCGCAAACTGCCGCCGCTGCAGCCGAAGCCCAAGGTTTGTTGCAACAGTCGGATAGTGGGGCGCTGGAAGCTATGATTCAGCAGGTGCTGGACGCTAACCCGGCCAAAGTGGCTGAGTACCGCGCCGGTAAGAAGTCATTGACCGGTATGTTTATGGGCGAGTTGATGAAGCTGACCGGTGGCAAAGCCGATCCGAAGCTAGCCAATCAGCTCTTGCGCCAGAAGCTGGACGCTTAA
- a CDS encoding energy transducer TonB, translated as MWHSDLAYAQAKSGAIIPATTVDYYDANDVKLSSAENASYKIETVYADSVSGTETMYYSSGKPRRSVHYKNIKKQLQHGEVVSWYENGNVHAKEKYVNGKRQGELLVYYPNGKLKRRDLYAQDKFTKGQCFGPDGKPRKHTPYECMPVYEGGIDGLLRDLSRNLVYPDDALSSEIQGQVIISFVVGSDGYVKNVSVAKGLTPSTDAEAIRVVQELKKLTPATQDGEAVSVAFKVPINFAIQ; from the coding sequence TTGTGGCATTCAGACTTAGCCTACGCGCAGGCTAAGTCTGGTGCTATTATTCCAGCAACCACTGTTGATTACTATGATGCAAATGATGTCAAGCTTAGCTCGGCAGAAAATGCTTCTTACAAAATTGAAACAGTGTACGCGGACAGTGTGAGCGGCACGGAGACAATGTATTACTCATCGGGTAAGCCACGTCGATCTGTGCACTATAAGAATATCAAGAAACAGCTACAACATGGTGAAGTGGTTTCTTGGTATGAAAACGGTAATGTTCACGCCAAGGAAAAATACGTCAATGGCAAACGACAAGGAGAGCTGCTGGTGTATTATCCTAATGGCAAGCTCAAACGACGTGATTTATACGCACAAGATAAATTTACCAAAGGCCAATGTTTTGGACCTGATGGAAAACCCCGTAAGCACACACCGTATGAGTGTATGCCAGTGTACGAAGGTGGCATTGACGGTCTTCTAAGGGATTTAAGTAGGAATCTGGTATACCCTGACGACGCTCTAAGCAGTGAAATTCAAGGGCAGGTTATTATAAGCTTCGTAGTTGGAAGTGATGGATACGTCAAAAATGTGAGCGTTGCCAAAGGCCTCACTCCCTCGACGGATGCCGAAGCAATTCGTGTTGTGCAAGAACTTAAAAAACTCACGCCAGCCACTCAAGACGGAGAAGCTGTTTCTGTTGCCTTCAAAGTCCCCATTAATTTTGCCATACAGTAA
- the hemF gene encoding oxygen-dependent coproporphyrinogen oxidase, which produces MPTPFPTVIPAPTLRASVEVWLRAFQDWLCQQLETTDGAGRFREDAWQHHSGGGGRSRILTGGNIIEKGGVNFSAVSGTMSEQAARVLLMPNPEYFATGVSVVQHPRSPMVPISHMNVRYFEAGNGEAWFGGGLDLTPIYVDEAQARWFHQQIEQVCQQHDPTYYARFKPWADEYFYLPHRQETRGIGGIFFDRLTVGKDGDADNLFAFIRAVGEVFGRTYTELLRLNAERPYTEQHKQWQLVRRGRYAEFNLAIDRGTRFGLETGGRTESILMSLPPQAEWHYNFAIEPNSPEATTQQWLRKGVDWLTETLLSA; this is translated from the coding sequence ATGCCCACTCCTTTTCCCACCGTTATTCCTGCTCCTACCTTGCGCGCCAGCGTGGAGGTTTGGTTGCGGGCGTTTCAGGACTGGCTTTGCCAACAATTAGAAACTACCGACGGCGCTGGCCGCTTTCGAGAAGATGCCTGGCAGCACCACAGCGGCGGCGGCGGACGTTCGCGCATCCTGACGGGCGGCAACATCATCGAGAAAGGAGGCGTGAATTTTTCGGCCGTATCGGGCACCATGAGTGAGCAAGCTGCCCGCGTGCTGCTCATGCCGAACCCCGAATATTTCGCCACGGGCGTCTCGGTGGTGCAGCACCCACGTAGCCCCATGGTCCCGATTTCGCACATGAACGTGCGCTACTTCGAGGCCGGCAACGGCGAAGCCTGGTTCGGCGGCGGGCTCGACCTGACCCCTATCTACGTGGATGAGGCGCAGGCCCGCTGGTTTCATCAGCAGATCGAGCAGGTCTGCCAGCAGCACGACCCCACCTATTATGCCCGCTTCAAGCCTTGGGCCGATGAGTACTTCTACCTGCCCCACCGCCAGGAAACCCGTGGCATCGGTGGCATCTTCTTCGACCGTCTCACCGTGGGCAAAGACGGCGACGCCGACAATCTATTTGCCTTTATTAGGGCAGTGGGCGAAGTTTTTGGCCGTACCTATACCGAGTTGTTGCGCCTGAATGCCGAGCGGCCCTACACCGAGCAACACAAGCAATGGCAGTTGGTGCGCCGCGGCCGCTACGCCGAATTTAATTTAGCTATTGACCGAGGCACACGCTTCGGGCTAGAAACCGGCGGCCGCACCGAAAGCATCCTGATGAGTTTGCCGCCCCAAGCTGAGTGGCATTATAATTTCGCTATTGAACCAAACTCGCCCGAGGCCACCACGCAGCAGTGGCTGCGCAAAGGCGTAGATTGGCTCACTGAAACTCTCCTTTCCGCTTGA
- a CDS encoding riboflavin synthase produces the protein MFTGIIEALGTIQDVRRAGTNIHFTVHSPFAAELRIDQSVAHDGVCLTVVAVDGATGTHVVTAIDETLQKTNLAHWQPGRRVNLERCLAANGRFDGHIVQGHVDLTAECESVEDQNGSWLYRFRHAPGQGRVTVEKGSICINGTSLTCFNSTDDGFSVAIIPYTYEHTTFQDLSPGQQVNLEFDIVGKYVAKLLGK, from the coding sequence ATGTTCACTGGCATCATCGAAGCGCTTGGCACCATTCAAGATGTGCGCCGCGCAGGCACTAATATTCATTTCACCGTGCACTCGCCCTTTGCGGCTGAATTGCGCATCGACCAAAGCGTCGCCCACGATGGCGTGTGCTTGACGGTGGTGGCCGTTGATGGCGCCACCGGTACGCACGTGGTAACCGCCATTGACGAGACGCTGCAAAAAACCAACTTGGCGCACTGGCAACCCGGTCGCCGCGTAAACCTCGAGCGTTGCCTGGCCGCCAACGGCCGCTTCGACGGCCATATCGTGCAGGGCCACGTCGACCTGACGGCCGAGTGCGAGTCCGTCGAGGATCAGAACGGCTCCTGGCTCTATCGTTTCCGTCATGCGCCCGGCCAGGGTCGGGTAACCGTCGAAAAAGGCTCGATCTGCATCAACGGCACCAGCCTCACCTGCTTTAATTCTACTGACGATGGTTTCTCCGTCGCTATCATTCCCTACACCTACGAGCATACCACGTTCCAAGACCTGAGCCCCGGCCAACAGGTGAACCTGGAGTTCGATATCGTCGGTAAATACGTGGCGAAACTGCTTGGCAAATAA
- a CDS encoding phosphatase PAP2 family protein, producing MIEKLQALDRWLVVAANSHRTPKLDTLMVFFTEREVWFPAYFVLLVLLIYIYKRRAFLLVPLLGASVGLADLISSRFFKPYFARLRPCHDPKLSATLNLIHGCGGQFGFMSSHAANAFAFAVFVSLVLPRQYRAAKWLLFLWAVLVSYSRIYLAAHFASDVLAGATLGSLLAWMSATIYKRLTTPTTLTDISGAKQLNHR from the coding sequence TTGATCGAGAAGCTGCAAGCCCTTGACCGCTGGCTCGTAGTGGCCGCCAATAGCCACCGCACGCCCAAGTTGGACACCCTCATGGTGTTCTTCACGGAGCGTGAGGTGTGGTTTCCGGCCTATTTCGTGCTGTTGGTGCTGTTGATCTATATCTACAAGCGCCGCGCGTTTCTACTAGTGCCGCTGCTCGGCGCCAGCGTGGGCCTTGCCGATCTTATATCGAGCCGCTTCTTCAAGCCTTACTTCGCTCGCCTCCGCCCCTGCCACGACCCGAAGCTCTCCGCCACCCTCAATCTGATTCATGGGTGTGGTGGACAATTTGGCTTCATGTCCTCGCACGCAGCCAATGCCTTTGCTTTTGCTGTATTCGTGAGCTTGGTGCTGCCACGGCAATACCGGGCCGCAAAATGGCTGCTTTTCTTGTGGGCCGTACTGGTAAGCTACAGCCGAATCTATCTAGCCGCCCACTTTGCCTCCGACGTGCTGGCAGGGGCTACGCTAGGTAGCTTACTGGCCTGGATGAGTGCTACTATCTACAAGCGCCTAACCACTCCTACTACATTGACTGATATTTCCGGAGCCAAGCAACTCAACCACCGCTAG
- a CDS encoding sugar transferase — protein sequence MPAFVAGPTVRPLIRTLQQLKLIAADFGAALLAWVCFFLLRKYLLSEINEGYRFTEDALFYLSGSAFMIAFFWTALYALIGEYRDIFRKSRLGEIIRLGRVSVLGALIIFFAFLLDDQGVSKYQLYYKTITAYFLLHFTISAVFRTMAVSSVQHLVRNGTIFFNTLLVGSNALALETYHELRRNSRHLGLKLVGFAPVGETVDVGLAAEIPARGSYRRLPALVRALKIEQIVIAIEPSEHRLVEEILTLLEGTPARVSVLPDLYQMLLGSVKVSHIFGTPLIEIKQDLLPVWQRVLKRMIDVVASALFLLLAWPVYAFTAVMVKLSSPGPVFYSQERIGRHGHPFRIYKFRSMYLNAEQQGPSLSSDHDPRITPWGRFMRKVRLDELPQFWNVIRGDMSIVGPRPERQFFIDQIVKIAPHYRHLHRVRPGLTSLGQVKYGYAETVSQMVERLKFDILYIENMSLAMDFRVLLYTLKIIIEGRGK from the coding sequence TTGCCGGCTTTTGTAGCCGGCCCGACAGTACGGCCCTTGATTCGCACCCTGCAACAACTAAAGCTGATTGCCGCCGATTTCGGAGCGGCACTTCTAGCCTGGGTGTGCTTCTTCCTGCTGCGCAAGTACCTGCTAAGCGAAATCAACGAAGGCTACCGCTTCACCGAGGACGCGTTGTTCTATTTGTCTGGTTCCGCGTTCATGATAGCCTTCTTCTGGACGGCTCTCTACGCGCTGATCGGCGAGTACCGCGACATCTTCCGCAAGTCACGCCTCGGCGAAATCATCCGTCTTGGACGCGTATCGGTACTGGGCGCACTGATTATCTTCTTTGCCTTTCTGCTTGACGATCAGGGGGTAAGCAAGTACCAGCTGTACTACAAAACTATTACGGCGTACTTCCTGCTGCACTTCACCATATCAGCGGTGTTCCGGACGATGGCCGTAAGCAGCGTGCAGCACTTGGTTCGCAACGGTACGATCTTCTTCAACACCTTGCTGGTGGGCTCCAACGCCTTGGCCCTCGAAACCTACCACGAGCTACGCCGCAACAGCCGCCACCTTGGGCTAAAGCTGGTGGGCTTTGCTCCCGTTGGCGAAACTGTCGACGTGGGACTGGCTGCCGAAATACCCGCCCGCGGTTCGTATCGTCGGCTGCCTGCCTTGGTGCGGGCGCTGAAAATCGAGCAGATCGTTATTGCCATCGAGCCTTCCGAACACCGCTTGGTGGAGGAGATTCTGACGTTGCTGGAAGGCACGCCCGCCCGTGTAAGCGTGCTGCCCGACCTCTATCAGATGCTGCTTGGCTCGGTGAAAGTGAGCCACATCTTTGGTACGCCGCTCATTGAAATCAAGCAGGACCTACTACCGGTCTGGCAGCGGGTGCTAAAACGGATGATTGATGTGGTAGCATCTGCGCTATTTCTGCTGCTGGCGTGGCCCGTATATGCGTTTACGGCGGTCATGGTGAAGTTGTCGTCGCCGGGGCCGGTGTTTTATTCACAGGAGCGTATTGGTCGGCACGGGCATCCGTTCCGCATCTACAAGTTTCGCTCGATGTACCTGAATGCCGAGCAGCAGGGGCCCTCTCTCAGCTCTGACCACGACCCACGCATTACACCTTGGGGCCGTTTTATGCGCAAAGTACGCCTCGATGAGTTGCCCCAGTTCTGGAACGTTATCCGCGGCGACATGAGCATCGTAGGGCCCCGTCCCGAGCGGCAGTTTTTCATCGACCAGATCGTTAAGATTGCGCCGCACTACCGCCATCTGCACCGCGTCCGGCCGGGCCTGACCAGCTTAGGCCAAGTGAAATACGGGTACGCCGAAACCGTTTCCCAGATGGTTGAGCGCCTCAAGTTTGACATTCTTTACATCGAAAACATGAGCCTCGCAATGGACTTCCGCGTGCTGCTCTACACGCTCAAAATTATTATTGAGGGACGAGGCAAATAA
- a CDS encoding LIC11966 family surface protein has protein sequence MRFFTLATAVLAAGFSFTASAQVFTDPGAYNNAIIAEQRAMLKKNLRYISKSAHSDNEKKIDAKRLDLIKQTEASLNKVAKMPAFEDDKGFKEQTTEAFYQLLKVYSEDYKAVDMMAATRTATIENMEQYFKLQEIAEAKLQVVNDSVDAAQRRFARRHNMTFSEDAEGKRLANYMRQVSEVNTYQHKVYLAQFRVEKANARLTDALNSQNAEAFEQARLQLIEDTKAAAAGLTAITPFRGKDAQYRDAARNLVKFYATFAANQAAQMKVLMERKDSFTKADADKFNGFINLYNSQNQKLSTAYNQAGNNFQATYIPVFND, from the coding sequence ATGCGTTTTTTTACTCTTGCCACGGCCGTGTTGGCGGCCGGTTTTTCCTTCACCGCTTCCGCCCAGGTGTTCACCGACCCGGGTGCTTACAACAATGCCATTATAGCCGAGCAGCGGGCCATGCTCAAGAAAAACCTGCGCTACATCAGCAAATCCGCTCATTCCGACAACGAGAAGAAGATTGACGCTAAGCGCCTCGACCTGATCAAGCAAACTGAGGCTTCGCTGAACAAAGTGGCCAAAATGCCCGCTTTTGAGGACGACAAAGGCTTCAAGGAGCAAACCACGGAGGCCTTCTATCAACTGCTGAAAGTCTACTCCGAGGACTACAAAGCCGTGGATATGATGGCCGCTACGCGTACCGCTACCATCGAAAATATGGAGCAGTACTTTAAACTTCAGGAAATTGCCGAAGCCAAGCTTCAGGTGGTCAACGACAGCGTGGATGCCGCTCAGCGCCGGTTTGCCCGACGCCACAACATGACCTTTTCGGAAGATGCGGAAGGCAAGCGCCTCGCCAATTATATGCGGCAGGTTTCGGAAGTGAATACTTACCAGCACAAAGTGTATCTGGCGCAGTTTCGAGTGGAAAAGGCCAATGCCCGCCTCACGGATGCCCTTAACTCGCAGAACGCGGAAGCCTTTGAGCAGGCGCGCCTGCAGTTGATTGAAGACACCAAAGCCGCAGCGGCCGGCCTTACGGCTATTACCCCCTTTCGCGGTAAAGACGCCCAGTATCGGGATGCGGCTCGCAACCTGGTTAAATTCTACGCGACTTTCGCGGCCAACCAAGCCGCCCAGATGAAAGTACTGATGGAGCGCAAAGACAGCTTCACCAAAGCCGACGCCGACAAGTTCAATGGCTTCATCAACCTCTACAATTCGCAAAACCAAAAGCTGTCTACGGCCTATAACCAAGCCGGCAACAACTTCCAGGCTACCTACATTCCCGTGTTCAACGACTAG